A genomic window from Bacillus sp. Marseille-P3661 includes:
- the tuf gene encoding elongation factor Tu, with amino-acid sequence MGKEKFDRSKPHANIGTIGHVDHGKTTLTAAITSVLAKRSGKGTAMAYDQIDGAPEERERGITISTAHVEYETDNRHYAHVDCPGHADYVKNMITGAAQMDGGILVVSATDGPMPQTREHILLSRQVGVPHLVVFMNKCDMVDDEELLELVEMEVRDLLSEYDFPGDDVPVIKGSALKALEGDAAWEEKIIELMAAVDEYIPNPQRDTEKPFMMPVEDVFSITGRGTVATGRVERGVVKVGDVVEIVGLAEEAKSTTVTGVEMFRKLLDYAEAGDNIGALLRGVAREEIQRGQVLAKPGSITPHKTFKAEVYVLSKEEGGRHTPFFTNYRPQFYFRTTDVTGIIKLPEGTEMVMPGDNIEMTVELITTVAIEEGTKFSIREGGRTVGAGVVATITE; translated from the coding sequence ATGGGTAAAGAAAAATTTGACCGTTCAAAACCACATGCTAATATTGGTACAATTGGACACGTTGACCATGGTAAAACAACTTTAACTGCTGCAATCACTTCAGTTCTTGCAAAAAGATCTGGTAAAGGTACTGCAATGGCTTATGATCAAATCGATGGTGCTCCTGAAGAGCGCGAGCGCGGTATCACTATCTCAACTGCACACGTTGAGTATGAAACTGACAACCGTCACTATGCACACGTTGACTGCCCAGGACATGCTGACTATGTTAAGAACATGATCACTGGTGCTGCTCAAATGGACGGCGGTATCTTAGTAGTATCTGCTACTGATGGTCCAATGCCACAAACTCGTGAGCATATCTTATTATCACGCCAAGTTGGTGTACCTCACCTTGTAGTATTCATGAACAAGTGTGATATGGTAGACGACGAAGAATTACTTGAATTAGTAGAAATGGAAGTTCGTGACTTACTTTCTGAATATGATTTCCCTGGTGATGATGTACCAGTAATCAAGGGTTCTGCTCTTAAAGCTCTTGAAGGAGATGCTGCATGGGAAGAAAAGATCATTGAATTAATGGCTGCTGTTGATGAGTATATTCCAAATCCACAACGTGACACTGAAAAGCCATTTATGATGCCAGTTGAGGATGTATTCTCAATCACAGGTCGTGGAACAGTTGCTACAGGACGCGTTGAGCGTGGTGTAGTAAAAGTTGGTGACGTAGTAGAAATCGTTGGTCTTGCTGAAGAAGCTAAGAGCACAACTGTAACTGGTGTAGAAATGTTCCGTAAGCTTCTTGACTATGCTGAAGCTGGAGACAACATCGGTGCGTTACTACGTGGTGTAGCACGTGAAGAAATTCAACGTGGACAAGTACTTGCTAAGCCAGGTTCAATTACACCTCACAAAACTTTTAAAGCTGAAGTTTATGTTCTTTCAAAAGAAGAAGGTGGACGTCATACTCCATTCTTCACAAACTACCGTCCGCAATTCTATTTCCGTACAACTGATGTAACTGGAATCATCAAGTTACCAGAAGGTACTGAAATGGTTATGCCTGGCGATAACATTGAAATGACAGTTGAACTTATCACTACAGTTGCAATCGAAGAAGGAACTAAGTTCTCAATTCGTGAAGGTGGCCGTACAGTAGGCGCTGGAGTAGTTGCGACTATTACTGAATAA
- the rpsJ gene encoding 30S ribosomal protein S10, translating to MAKEKIRIRLKAYDHRILDQSAEKIVDTAKRSGATVSGPIPLPTEKSIYTILRAVHKYKDSREQFEMRTHKRLIDIVNPTPQTVDSLMRLDLPSGVDIEIKL from the coding sequence ATGGCAAAAGAAAAAATTCGTATTCGATTAAAGGCGTATGATCACAGGATTCTTGATCAATCTGCCGAAAAGATTGTTGATACTGCAAAGCGTTCGGGTGCTACTGTAAGTGGTCCAATCCCGTTACCGACAGAAAAATCAATTTATACAATCTTACGTGCTGTCCACAAATATAAGGACTCTCGTGAACAATTCGAGATGCGCACACACAAGCGTTTAATCGATATTGTGAATCCAACACCACAAACTGTTGATTCATTAATGAGATTAGATTTACCATCTGGTGTAGATATTGAAATTAAACTTTAA
- the rplC gene encoding 50S ribosomal protein L3 → MTKGILGRKIGMTQVFSENGELIPVTVIQAEPNVLLQKKSVETDGYESIQIGFADKKAVRANKPEQGHATKANTTPKRFVREIRNVNAGEYEIGQEVKVDIFTEGEVVDVTGTSKGKGFQGSIKRHNQSRGPMSHGSRYHRRPGSMGPVAPNRVFKGKMLPGRMGGEQITVQNLEIVKVDAERNILLVKGNVPGAKKSYVKILSAVKGNK, encoded by the coding sequence ATGACCAAAGGAATCTTAGGAAGAAAAATTGGTATGACTCAAGTTTTCTCAGAAAACGGCGAATTAATCCCGGTAACTGTGATTCAAGCTGAGCCAAACGTTTTATTGCAAAAGAAATCAGTTGAAACTGATGGATATGAGTCAATTCAAATAGGTTTTGCTGACAAAAAGGCTGTTCGTGCGAACAAACCTGAACAAGGTCATGCAACAAAAGCAAACACTACTCCTAAGCGCTTCGTACGTGAAATCCGCAATGTGAACGCTGGGGAATATGAAATTGGTCAAGAAGTCAAAGTTGATATTTTTACGGAAGGCGAAGTTGTTGACGTAACTGGAACATCTAAAGGTAAAGGTTTCCAAGGTTCAATCAAACGTCACAATCAATCACGTGGACCAATGAGTCACGGTTCTCGTTATCATCGTCGTCCTGGATCAATGGGTCCAGTAGCTCCAAACCGCGTATTCAAGGGTAAAATGTTACCAGGACGTATGGGTGGCGAGCAAATTACTGTTCAAAATCTAGAAATCGTAAAAGTTGATGCAGAACGTAATATTCTTTTAGTAAAAGGTAATGTACCTGGCGCTAAAAAGAGCTATGTAAAAATTCTTAGTGCGGTTAAAGGTAACAAATAA
- the rplD gene encoding 50S ribosomal protein L4 — MPKVALYNQTGSQVGEIELADAVFGVEPNESVLYDAVVMQQASRRQGTHAVKNRSEVRGGGRKPWRQKGTGRARQGSIRSPQWRGGGIVFGPTPRSYSFKLPKKVRRLAIKSALSSKVLDNDILVLENLVLDAPKTKEMVKVLSALSLDKKVLVVTSETDSAVELSARNIPGVTVVNANGVNVLDVLNHNKLVITKEAAEKVGEVLA, encoded by the coding sequence ATGCCTAAAGTAGCACTTTATAATCAAACAGGCTCACAAGTTGGTGAGATCGAACTTGCTGATGCGGTTTTCGGTGTAGAGCCTAATGAAAGTGTTTTGTATGATGCTGTTGTTATGCAACAAGCCTCAAGACGTCAAGGAACACACGCTGTAAAAAATCGTTCTGAAGTACGCGGTGGTGGAAGAAAGCCATGGCGCCAAAAAGGAACTGGACGTGCTCGTCAAGGTTCAATTCGTTCTCCACAATGGAGAGGTGGAGGTATCGTATTTGGTCCAACGCCAAGAAGTTATTCTTTCAAACTTCCTAAAAAAGTACGTCGCTTAGCTATTAAATCTGCTTTATCATCTAAAGTATTAGATAATGATATTTTAGTACTAGAAAATTTAGTTTTAGATGCTCCAAAGACTAAAGAAATGGTAAAGGTGTTAAGTGCACTTTCACTAGATAAGAAAGTCCTTGTAGTAACATCTGAAACTGATTCTGCTGTGGAATTATCTGCACGTAACATCCCTGGCGTAACAGTAGTGAACGCGAACGGTGTTAACGTATTAGATGTCCTTAATCATAATAAGTTAGTCATTACTAAAGAAGCAGCTGAAAAAGTAGGGGAGGTGCTTGCATAA
- the rplW gene encoding 50S ribosomal protein L23, whose product MKDPRDIIKRPVITERSTELMADKKYTFEVSTKANKTEVKTAIEEIFGVKVEKVNIQNYQGRFKRVGRYSGTTPKRKKAIVKLTADSKELEFFEV is encoded by the coding sequence ATGAAAGATCCTCGTGATATTATTAAGCGCCCTGTAATTACTGAACGTTCAACAGAATTAATGGCTGATAAAAAGTACACTTTTGAAGTTTCAACGAAGGCGAATAAAACTGAGGTTAAAACCGCAATCGAAGAAATCTTCGGTGTTAAAGTTGAAAAAGTAAACATTCAAAACTATCAAGGTAGATTTAAGCGTGTAGGCCGTTATTCTGGTACTACTCCAAAGCGTAAAAAGGCAATCGTTAAATTAACTGCTGATAGTAAAGAACTAGAATTCTTTGAAGTTTAA
- the rplB gene encoding 50S ribosomal protein L2 — MAIKKYNPTSNGRRGMSVLDFAEITTDKPEKSLLAPLHRKGGRNNQGKITTRHQGGGHKRQYRVIDFKRDKDGIPGRVATIEYDPNRSANIALINYVDGEKRYILAPKGLKVGTEIFSGADADIKVGNALPLVNIPVGTVIHNIELKPGRGGQLVRSAGSEAQVLGKEGKYVLVRLTSGEVRQILGTCRATVGQVGNLEHELVKIGKAGRSRWLGKRPTVRGSVMNPNDHPHGGGEGKAPIGRKSPMTPWGKPTLGYKTRKKNKASDKFIVRRRKK, encoded by the coding sequence ATGGCGATTAAAAAGTATAACCCTACGTCAAATGGTCGACGTGGTATGTCAGTATTAGATTTTGCTGAAATCACTACTGATAAACCAGAAAAATCACTATTAGCACCTTTGCACAGAAAAGGTGGACGTAATAACCAGGGTAAAATTACAACACGTCATCAAGGTGGCGGACATAAACGCCAATATCGTGTAATCGATTTTAAGCGTGACAAAGATGGAATACCAGGACGCGTTGCTACGATTGAATATGATCCGAACCGTTCTGCGAACATCGCGTTAATTAACTATGTAGATGGTGAAAAACGTTATATTCTTGCACCAAAGGGTTTAAAAGTTGGAACTGAAATTTTCTCAGGAGCTGACGCTGATATTAAGGTAGGTAATGCATTACCTTTAGTAAATATCCCTGTTGGTACAGTAATTCATAATATTGAACTTAAGCCTGGACGCGGTGGACAATTAGTTCGCTCTGCTGGTTCTGAAGCTCAAGTATTAGGTAAAGAAGGTAAATACGTATTAGTACGTTTAACTTCTGGTGAAGTTCGTCAAATCCTAGGAACTTGCCGTGCAACTGTTGGTCAAGTTGGTAACCTAGAACACGAATTAGTAAAAATCGGTAAAGCAGGTCGTTCTCGTTGGTTAGGCAAGCGCCCAACTGTTCGTGGATCTGTAATGAACCCGAATGACCATCCACACGGTGGTGGTGAAGGTAAAGCTCCAATCGGACGTAAGTCTCCAATGACTCCATGGGGTAAACCAACACTTGGATATAAAACTCGTAAGAAGAACAAAGCTTCTGACAAGTTTATTGTACGTCGTCGCAAAAAATAA
- the rpsS gene encoding 30S ribosomal protein S19: protein MGRSLKKGPFVDDHLMKKVEVLNEGNKKQVVKTWSRRSTIFPEFIGHTIAVYDGRKHVPVFVTEDMVGHKLGEFAPTRTYKGHADDDKKTRR, encoded by the coding sequence ATGGGTCGTAGCTTGAAAAAAGGACCATTTGTTGATGATCATTTGATGAAAAAGGTTGAAGTTCTTAACGAAGGCAACAAAAAACAAGTAGTCAAAACTTGGTCTCGTCGTTCAACAATTTTCCCTGAGTTTATTGGGCACACTATCGCTGTCTATGATGGCCGTAAGCATGTTCCTGTATTCGTTACAGAAGATATGGTAGGTCACAAGTTAGGCGAATTTGCTCCTACTCGTACTTATAAAGGTCATGCAGATGACGATAAGAAAACAAGACGTTAA
- the rplV gene encoding 50S ribosomal protein L22, with amino-acid sequence METKQAKSVARTVRIAPRKARIVMDLIRGKQVGEAIAILRHTPKAASPIIEKVLKSAVANAEHNYEMDVNNLVISQAFVDEGPTLKRFRPRAMGRASSINKRTSHITVVVSEK; translated from the coding sequence ATGGAAACAAAGCAAGCTAAATCAGTTGCGAGAACTGTTCGTATTGCTCCTCGTAAAGCACGTATTGTGATGGATTTAATCCGAGGAAAGCAAGTAGGTGAAGCGATCGCTATTCTTCGCCATACACCAAAAGCAGCTTCTCCAATTATTGAAAAAGTATTGAAATCAGCTGTTGCTAACGCTGAACACAACTATGAAATGGATGTAAACAATCTAGTAATTTCACAAGCGTTTGTTGATGAGGGTCCAACTCTTAAGAGATTCCGTCCGCGCGCAATGGGTCGTGCAAGCTCTATCAATAAGCGTACTAGCCACATCACTGTAGTGGTATCTGAAAAGTAA
- the rpsC gene encoding 30S ribosomal protein S3: MGQKVNPNGLRVGIIRDWESRWFAGKDYADLLHEDIKIREYINKRLSDAAVSKVEIERAANRVNIAVHTAKPGMVIGKGGTEVEALRKALNELTQKRVHINIIEVKKADIDAVLVAENIARQLENRVSFRRAQKQAIQRAMRAGAQGIRTMVSGRLGGADIARSEHYSEGTVPLHTLRADIDYGTAEADTTYGKLGVKVWIYRGEVLPTKKRAKDEEGGNQ; the protein is encoded by the coding sequence GTGGGTCAAAAAGTAAATCCTAACGGTCTTCGTGTTGGTATAATCCGTGATTGGGAATCAAGATGGTTCGCTGGTAAAGATTATGCAGATTTATTACATGAAGATATTAAAATTCGTGAATATATAAATAAGCGATTATCTGATGCTGCGGTATCTAAAGTAGAAATCGAACGTGCAGCTAACCGCGTTAACATTGCTGTTCACACTGCTAAGCCAGGAATGGTAATTGGTAAAGGTGGTACAGAGGTTGAAGCTCTTCGCAAAGCGTTAAATGAACTAACTCAAAAGCGTGTTCATATTAACATTATCGAAGTTAAGAAAGCTGATATCGATGCAGTTCTTGTTGCTGAAAATATTGCTCGTCAATTAGAAAATCGTGTTTCATTCCGTCGTGCACAAAAACAAGCAATCCAACGTGCTATGCGTGCTGGTGCACAGGGTATCAGAACAATGGTTTCTGGTCGTCTAGGCGGAGCTGATATCGCTCGTTCTGAACATTATAGTGAAGGAACTGTACCTCTTCATACATTACGTGCAGACATCGATTACGGTACTGCAGAAGCTGACACAACATATGGTAAGCTTGGTGTTAAAGTATGGATCTATCGTGGTGAAGTTCTTCCTACTAAGAAAAGAGCGAAAGATGAGGAAGGAGGAAACCAATAA
- the rplP gene encoding 50S ribosomal protein L16 — MLLPKRVKYRREHRGNMRGRAKGGTEVHFGEFGLQSLEASWISNRQIEAARRAMTRYMKRGGKVWIKIFPSKPFTAKPLEVRMGSGKGAPEGWVAVVKPGKVMFEISGVSEEVAREALRLAAHKLPVKCKFVKREEIGGENNEG; from the coding sequence ATGTTATTACCAAAACGCGTTAAATACCGCAGAGAACATCGTGGAAATATGCGTGGCCGTGCAAAAGGTGGTACTGAAGTACACTTTGGTGAATTCGGTTTACAATCTTTAGAAGCTTCATGGATCTCAAACCGTCAAATCGAGGCTGCACGTCGTGCTATGACTCGTTATATGAAACGTGGCGGTAAAGTTTGGATCAAAATCTTCCCATCTAAGCCATTTACTGCTAAACCATTAGAAGTACGGATGGGTTCTGGTAAAGGTGCTCCTGAAGGATGGGTAGCAGTAGTAAAACCAGGAAAAGTAATGTTCGAAATCTCAGGTGTTTCTGAAGAAGTAGCTCGCGAAGCATTACGCTTAGCTGCTCATAAGTTACCTGTTAAGTGTAAGTTTGTAAAACGCGAAGAAATTGGTGGTGAAAACAATGAAGGCTAA
- the rpmC gene encoding 50S ribosomal protein L29, whose amino-acid sequence MKANEIRDLTTAEVEQKVKTLKEELFNLRFQLATGQLENTARIREVRKSIARMKTIIRERELGVNNR is encoded by the coding sequence ATGAAGGCTAATGAAATCCGTGATTTAACCACTGCCGAAGTAGAACAAAAAGTTAAAACTTTAAAAGAAGAATTATTTAACCTTCGTTTCCAGCTTGCGACTGGTCAATTAGAAAACACTGCTCGAATTCGTGAGGTACGCAAGTCAATCGCACGTATGAAGACGATTATTCGCGAAAGAGAACTTGGTGTTAACAATCGATAA
- the rpsQ gene encoding 30S ribosomal protein S17, with translation MSERNQRKVYVGRVVSDKMDKTITVLVETYKKHSLYGKRVKYSKKYKVHDENNQAKIGDVVKIMETRPLSATKRFRLVEVVEEAVII, from the coding sequence ATGAGTGAACGCAACCAACGTAAGGTATATGTAGGTCGTGTTGTTTCCGATAAGATGGATAAGACGATTACTGTATTAGTTGAAACTTACAAAAAACATTCACTATACGGTAAACGCGTAAAATATTCAAAGAAATATAAAGTTCATGATGAAAACAACCAAGCTAAAATCGGTGACGTTGTTAAAATTATGGAAACACGTCCACTTTCAGCTACTAAACGTTTCCGTCTAGTTGAAGTAGTAGAAGAAGCAGTTATCATTTAA
- the rplN gene encoding 50S ribosomal protein L14 — translation MIQQESRLKVADNSGAREVLTIKVLGGSGKRTANIGDVIVCTVKQATPGGVVKKGDVVKAVIVRTKSGARRADGSYIRFDENACVIIREDKSPRGTRIFGPVARELRERNFMKIVSLAPEVI, via the coding sequence ATGATCCAACAGGAATCTCGCTTAAAAGTTGCTGACAACTCTGGCGCACGCGAAGTTTTAACTATTAAAGTACTTGGCGGCTCAGGTAAACGAACAGCTAATATCGGTGATGTAATTGTTTGTACGGTTAAGCAAGCAACACCAGGGGGCGTTGTTAAAAAGGGTGATGTAGTTAAAGCTGTTATCGTCCGCACTAAGAGTGGTGCACGCCGTGCTGATGGTTCATATATTCGTTTTGATGAAAATGCTTGTGTAATTATCCGTGAAGACAAGAGTCCACGTGGTACTCGTATATTTGGACCAGTTGCACGTGAACTACGTGAAAGAAACTTTATGAAAATCGTATCATTAGCTCCAGAAGTAATATAA
- the rplX gene encoding 50S ribosomal protein L24 produces MHVKKGDKVQVISGKDKGKQGVILEAFPKKDRVLVEGVNVIKKHSKPSQANPQGGIMSHEAPIHVSNVMPIDPKTGAPTRVGYKVIDGKKVRIAKKSGEVLDK; encoded by the coding sequence ATGCATGTAAAAAAAGGTGATAAAGTACAAGTGATCTCTGGTAAAGATAAGGGCAAACAAGGTGTTATCCTTGAAGCGTTCCCAAAAAAGGACCGCGTCCTAGTGGAAGGTGTAAATGTTATTAAAAAGCATTCAAAACCATCCCAAGCGAATCCTCAGGGTGGAATCATGAGCCATGAGGCACCTATTCATGTATCAAATGTAATGCCAATCGATCCAAAGACTGGCGCTCCTACACGTGTAGGTTACAAAGTTATAGATGGAAAAAAAGTACGTATTGCAAAAAAATCAGGTGAAGTTCTAGATAAATAG
- the rplE gene encoding 50S ribosomal protein L5: MNRLREKYNSTVVPALMSKFNYSSVMQAPKIEKVVVNMGVGDAVQNSKALDNAVEELATISGQKPVVTRAKKSIAGFRLREGMPIGAKVTLRGERMYEFLDKLVSVSLPRVRDFRGVSKKSFDGRGNYTLGIKEQLIFPEIDYDKVTKVRGMDIVIVTTANTDEEARELLTQMGMPFQK, translated from the coding sequence ATGAATCGCCTAAGAGAAAAATATAATTCAACAGTTGTTCCTGCTCTTATGAGCAAATTTAATTATAGTTCAGTAATGCAAGCACCTAAGATCGAAAAGGTCGTTGTAAATATGGGTGTAGGTGATGCTGTACAAAACTCTAAAGCATTAGATAATGCTGTAGAAGAATTAGCAACTATTTCAGGTCAAAAACCTGTTGTTACTAGAGCGAAGAAATCAATTGCTGGTTTCAGACTTCGTGAAGGTATGCCAATCGGTGCGAAAGTTACCCTACGTGGAGAGCGCATGTATGAATTCCTAGATAAATTAGTTTCTGTTTCACTTCCTCGTGTACGTGACTTCAGAGGTGTATCTAAGAAATCATTCGATGGCCGTGGTAACTATACTTTAGGTATTAAAGAACAGTTAATTTTCCCTGAAATTGATTACGATAAAGTTACAAAAGTGCGTGGTATGGACATCGTTATTGTTACTACTGCTAACACTGATGAAGAAGCTCGTGAGTTATTAACTCAAATGGGCATGCCGTTCCAAAAGTAA
- a CDS encoding type Z 30S ribosomal protein S14: MAKKSMIAKQKREHKFAVQNYTRCERCGRPHSVIRKFKLCRICFRELAYAGQIPGVKKASW; the protein is encoded by the coding sequence GTGGCCAAAAAATCAATGATCGCCAAGCAAAAGCGCGAGCATAAGTTTGCTGTTCAGAATTATACTCGTTGTGAGCGTTGTGGACGTCCGCATTCGGTAATTCGCAAATTCAAACTTTGCCGTATTTGTTTCCGTGAATTAGCGTACGCAGGTCAAATCCCTGGTGTTAAAAAAGCAAGTTGGTAA